In Arthrobacter citreus, a single genomic region encodes these proteins:
- the pruA gene encoding L-glutamate gamma-semialdehyde dehydrogenase — MVIPYKHEPFTNFGLEENQEQYKQGLATVSSYLGEKYPLIIGGERIFTEEQIVSVNPSNHKEVIGSVSKASRDLAEKAMQIADTTFNTWKKVKPEVRADILFRAAAIIRRRKHEFSALLTKEAGKPWNEADADTAEAIDFLEFYARQMLQLKDGIPVESRPGEYNRFNYIPLGVGVVISPWNFPFAIMAGTTVAAVVTGNTVLLKPASTTPVVAYKFLEVLEEAGLPAGVVNFVPGSGAEVGDYLVDHPRTRFISFTGSKEVGIRIYERAAKVNPGQIWLKRVIAEMGGKDTMVVDKEADLELAAKSIVSSAFGFSGQKCSACSRAVIHQDVYDQVLARAIELTNELTLGNPEDRTNYMGPVNDQAAFNKVMSYVQIGREEGRVVTGGEGDDSTGWFIKPTIVADVAEDARLMKEEIFGPVVAFCKANDFDHALEIANNTEYGLTGAVISNNRANIEKAREDFHAGNLYFNRGCTGAIVGYQPFGGFNMSGTDSKAGGPDYLVLHMQGKTTSEML, encoded by the coding sequence ATGGTTATACCTTACAAACATGAGCCATTTACTAATTTTGGCCTAGAGGAAAATCAAGAACAATACAAACAAGGATTAGCAACAGTTTCATCTTACTTAGGTGAAAAATATCCGCTAATCATTGGTGGAGAGCGTATCTTTACAGAAGAACAAATCGTATCTGTAAATCCTTCAAATCATAAAGAAGTAATCGGTTCTGTATCTAAAGCAAGCCGCGACCTAGCTGAAAAAGCTATGCAAATTGCTGATACAACATTTAATACATGGAAAAAAGTTAAACCTGAAGTTCGTGCTGACATTTTATTCCGTGCGGCTGCAATTATTCGCCGTCGTAAACACGAATTCTCAGCTTTATTAACAAAAGAAGCTGGTAAGCCTTGGAACGAAGCAGATGCTGATACAGCTGAAGCGATCGATTTCTTAGAATTCTACGCTCGTCAAATGTTACAATTAAAAGACGGAATTCCTGTTGAAAGCCGTCCTGGTGAATATAACCGTTTCAACTACATTCCATTAGGAGTTGGTGTTGTAATCTCTCCTTGGAACTTCCCGTTTGCAATCATGGCTGGAACAACTGTAGCTGCTGTAGTAACAGGTAACACTGTTCTATTAAAACCAGCAAGTACAACTCCAGTAGTTGCTTACAAATTCTTAGAAGTATTAGAAGAAGCTGGATTACCAGCAGGCGTTGTAAACTTCGTACCAGGAAGTGGTGCTGAAGTTGGTGACTATTTAGTAGATCACCCACGTACTCGTTTCATCAGCTTCACTGGTTCTAAAGAAGTTGGTATCCGTATTTATGAGCGTGCTGCAAAAGTTAACCCAGGTCAAATCTGGTTAAAACGTGTTATCGCTGAAATGGGCGGAAAAGATACAATGGTAGTTGATAAAGAAGCTGATTTAGAATTAGCTGCTAAATCAATCGTTTCATCTGCATTCGGTTTCTCTGGTCAAAAATGTTCAGCTTGTTCTCGTGCAGTAATTCACCAAGATGTGTATGATCAAGTTCTTGCTCGTGCAATCGAATTAACAAACGAATTAACACTTGGAAACCCAGAAGATCGTACAAATTACATGGGTCCAGTTAATGACCAAGCTGCTTTCAACAAAGTAATGAGCTACGTACAAATCGGACGTGAAGAAGGCCGTGTAGTAACAGGTGGAGAAGGAGACGATTCTACTGGTTGGTTCATCAAACCAACAATCGTTGCTGACGTTGCTGAAGATGCACGTTTAATGAAAGAAGAAATCTTTGGACCAGTTGTAGCATTCTGTAAAGCTAACGACTTTGATCACGCTTTAGAAATTGCTAACAACACAGAATACGGTTTAACAGGTGCTGTTATTTCTAACAACCGTGCAAACATCGAAAAAGCACGCGAAGATTTCCACGCTGGTAACTTATACTTCAACCGTGGATGTACAGGTGCGATCGTTGGTTACCAACCATTTGGTGGATTCAACATGTCAGGTACTGACTCTAAAGCAGGCGGACCAGACTACTTAGTTCTTCACATGCAAGGTAAAACAACTTCAGAAATGCTTTAA
- the gatC gene encoding Asp-tRNA(Asn)/Glu-tRNA(Gln) amidotransferase subunit GatC: protein MSKITMEQVKHVAHLARLAVTEEEAEKFSKQLGAILDFAEQLGELDTTNVKPTTHVLKMRNVLRKDEPSTGLPIEEVLKNAPDHKDGQVKVPSILD, encoded by the coding sequence ATGTCAAAAATTACAATGGAGCAAGTTAAGCACGTTGCTCATTTAGCGCGTTTAGCGGTGACAGAGGAAGAAGCAGAGAAGTTTTCAAAACAGCTTGGGGCAATTTTAGATTTTGCTGAGCAGTTAGGTGAACTTGATACAACAAATGTGAAACCAACTACACATGTTCTAAAAATGCGTAATGTATTACGTAAAGATGAGCCAAGTACAGGTTTACCAATTGAAGAGGTATTGAAAAATGCACCAGACCACAAAGATGGACAAGTTAAAGTTCCGTCAATATTGGATTAA
- the gatA gene encoding Asp-tRNA(Asn)/Glu-tRNA(Gln) amidotransferase subunit GatA encodes MSLFEYTVSELHSKLKTKEIKVEELVNESYERISAVDGEVKSFLTLNEEQARLQAKAHDEKPWDESRGILAGMPIGVKDNIVTKGLRTTCASKILENFNPIYDAAVVTKLAKAESITIGKLNMDEFAMGSSNENSAFGGTRNPWNTDYVPGGSSGGSAASVAAGEVLFSLGSDTGGSIRQPASFCGVVGLKPTYGRVSRSGLVAFASSLDQIGPITRNVEDNALLLQAISGLDASDSTSANVEVPSFVQSLTGDVKGLRIAVPKEYLGEGVGEEARASVMAALNLLESLGATWEEVSLPHSKYALATYYLISSSEASANLARFDGIRYGHRAADVENLIDLYKKTRAEGFGDEVKRRIMLGTYALSSGYYDAYYKKAQQVRTLIKEDFEKVFENYDVIIGPTTPTPAFKVGEKVSDPMTMYANDILTIPINLAGVPAISVPCGFHNGLPLGLQIIGKHFDESTIYKVAHAYEQATDFTKQRPQL; translated from the coding sequence ATGTCATTATTTGAATATACAGTTTCAGAATTACATAGCAAATTAAAAACAAAAGAGATTAAAGTAGAAGAATTAGTAAATGAATCTTATGAGCGAATCTCTGCAGTAGATGGCGAAGTAAAATCATTTTTAACATTAAATGAAGAACAAGCGCGTCTTCAGGCGAAAGCTCATGATGAAAAACCTTGGGATGAGTCTCGTGGAATTCTTGCTGGTATGCCTATTGGTGTAAAAGATAATATTGTTACGAAAGGTCTTCGTACTACTTGTGCGAGTAAAATCCTTGAGAACTTCAATCCAATTTATGATGCGGCAGTTGTAACGAAATTAGCAAAAGCTGAAAGCATCACAATCGGAAAATTAAATATGGATGAATTTGCAATGGGTTCATCAAATGAAAATTCTGCATTCGGTGGCACTCGTAACCCTTGGAATACGGATTATGTTCCAGGAGGAAGTAGTGGTGGTTCTGCAGCTTCAGTTGCTGCTGGAGAAGTATTATTCTCTTTAGGTTCTGATACAGGTGGTTCAATTCGTCAACCAGCTTCATTCTGTGGTGTTGTTGGTTTAAAACCTACATATGGTCGTGTATCTCGTTCTGGATTAGTAGCATTTGCTTCTTCATTAGATCAAATTGGACCAATCACTAGAAACGTAGAAGATAATGCTTTATTATTACAAGCTATTTCTGGACTAGATGCAAGTGACTCAACTTCAGCAAATGTAGAGGTTCCTTCATTTGTTCAAAGCTTAACAGGTGATGTAAAAGGTCTTCGAATTGCTGTACCTAAAGAATATTTAGGTGAAGGAGTAGGAGAAGAAGCTCGTGCATCTGTAATGGCTGCTTTAAACCTATTAGAAAGCTTAGGCGCAACTTGGGAAGAGGTTTCATTACCACATTCTAAATATGCATTAGCTACATATTACTTAATTTCTTCATCAGAAGCATCTGCTAACTTAGCTCGTTTTGACGGTATTCGTTACGGTCACCGTGCAGCGGATGTAGAGAACTTAATTGATCTTTATAAGAAAACAAGAGCTGAAGGCTTTGGTGATGAAGTGAAACGTCGTATCATGTTAGGTACTTATGCATTAAGTTCTGGTTACTATGATGCTTATTATAAAAAAGCTCAACAAGTACGTACATTAATCAAAGAAGATTTCGAGAAAGTATTTGAAAACTATGATGTTATTATTGGCCCAACTACGCCAACTCCTGCATTTAAAGTAGGCGAAAAAGTAAGTGATCCAATGACAATGTACGCAAATGATATTTTAACAATTCCGATTAACTTAGCTGGTGTTCCTGCTATTTCTGTTCCTTGTGGTTTCCATAATGGTTTACCATTAGGATTACAAATTATCGGTAAACATTTTGATGAGTCTACGATTTACAAAGTTGCTCATGCATATGAGCAAGCAACAGACTTTACAAAACAAAGACCACAACTATAA
- the gatB gene encoding Asp-tRNA(Asn)/Glu-tRNA(Gln) amidotransferase subunit GatB produces MNFETIIGLEVHVELKTKSKIFSPSPNAFGADPNTNTGVIDLGYPGVLPVLNEEAVNFGMRAAMALNCEIATETKFDRKNYFYPDNPKAYQISQFDKPIGENGWIEIEVDGKKKRIGITRVHLEEDAGKLNHTDEGYSLVDFNRQGTPLIEIVSEPDMRTPEEAYAYLEKLKAIIQFSGVSDVKMEEGSLRCDANISLRPFGQEEFGTKAELKNLNSFAFVQKGLEHEQVRQEKVLLSGGVIQQETRRYDEATKTTILMRIKEGSDDYRYFPEPDLVELYIDDEWKERVRNSIPELPDARKKRYVEQLGLPEYDAMVLTLTKEMSDFFDATVTNGADAKLASNWLMGEVSAYLNKSQKDFHEVALTPENLASMLKLITDGTISSKIAKKVFTELIENGGDANEIVKAKGLVQLSDEGALRTIVIETLDANPQSIEDFKNGKDRAIGFLVGQMMKATKGQANPPLLNKILMEEIQKR; encoded by the coding sequence ATGAATTTTGAAACGATAATCGGTTTAGAAGTGCACGTAGAATTAAAAACAAAATCAAAAATCTTCTCACCAAGCCCTAATGCGTTTGGTGCAGATCCAAATACAAACACTGGTGTAATCGACTTAGGATACCCTGGTGTGTTACCAGTATTAAATGAAGAAGCAGTTAACTTTGGGATGAGAGCTGCAATGGCATTAAATTGTGAAATTGCAACAGAAACAAAGTTTGATCGTAAAAACTATTTCTATCCTGATAACCCAAAGGCATATCAAATTTCTCAATTTGATAAACCAATTGGTGAGAACGGATGGATTGAAATTGAAGTAGATGGTAAAAAGAAACGTATCGGTATTACTCGTGTTCATTTAGAAGAGGATGCTGGAAAATTAAATCACACGGATGAAGGTTACTCTTTAGTAGACTTTAACCGTCAAGGTACACCACTAATTGAAATCGTTTCTGAGCCGGACATGCGTACACCAGAAGAGGCATATGCTTATCTTGAAAAATTAAAAGCAATAATTCAATTCTCTGGAGTTTCTGATGTAAAGATGGAAGAAGGTTCATTACGTTGTGACGCGAACATTTCATTACGTCCATTTGGTCAAGAAGAATTCGGTACAAAAGCTGAATTAAAGAACTTAAACTCATTTGCTTTCGTTCAAAAAGGATTAGAGCATGAGCAAGTTCGTCAAGAGAAAGTGTTATTATCTGGTGGTGTAATCCAACAAGAAACTCGTCGTTACGATGAAGCTACAAAAACGACAATCCTAATGCGTATAAAAGAAGGATCGGACGATTACCGTTACTTCCCAGAACCTGACTTAGTTGAGTTATACATTGATGATGAGTGGAAAGAACGTGTTCGCAATAGCATTCCAGAGCTTCCAGATGCTCGTAAAAAACGTTATGTAGAACAATTAGGTTTACCTGAATATGATGCGATGGTATTAACTTTAACAAAAGAAATGTCTGATTTCTTCGATGCAACTGTAACGAATGGTGCAGATGCAAAATTAGCATCAAACTGGTTAATGGGTGAAGTTTCAGCATATTTAAATAAATCTCAAAAAGATTTCCATGAAGTAGCTTTAACACCTGAAAACTTAGCTAGCATGCTTAAATTAATTACAGACGGCACAATCTCGTCTAAAATTGCGAAAAAGGTATTCACTGAGTTAATCGAAAACGGTGGAGATGCAAATGAAATTGTAAAAGCTAAAGGCTTAGTACAATTATCTGATGAAGGCGCTCTTCGTACAATCGTTATTGAAACACTTGATGCGAACCCACAATCAATTGAAGACTTTAAAAATGGTAAGGACCGAGCTATTGGCTTCCTTGTTGGTCAAATGATGAAAGCGACTAAAGGTCAAGCGAACCCGCCATTATTAAATAAGATCTTAATGGAAGAAATTCAAAAAAGATAA
- a CDS encoding diacylglycerol kinase — translation MKRARIIYNPTSGREVFKKKLPDVLQLFEQAGFETSCHATTGAGDATIAAREACERKFDLVVACGGDGTLNEVISGLAEQEYRPKLGLIPVGTTNDFARAIGVNVSIMEAAEVITNGQTVPLDIGRVAGKYFVNILAAGKITELTYEVPSKLKTMLGQLAYYLKGIEMLPRVKPTHLKIEYDGKVFDDEAFLFLLSNTNSVGGFEKIAPEASINDGQFDLLVLKKSNIAEIIRVCAQLLKGQHVQNEHVLYTRASHLKIMSDEKLLLNIDGEYGGETPCTVDMLYNHLEIYVP, via the coding sequence ATGAAGCGTGCTAGAATTATCTATAACCCTACTTCAGGTCGTGAAGTTTTTAAGAAAAAGCTTCCTGATGTTTTGCAATTGTTTGAGCAAGCTGGATTTGAAACCTCTTGCCATGCAACAACTGGTGCAGGTGATGCGACAATCGCAGCAAGAGAAGCATGTGAACGTAAATTTGATTTAGTTGTAGCTTGCGGTGGAGATGGAACACTAAATGAAGTCATTAGTGGTTTAGCAGAACAAGAGTATCGACCAAAGTTAGGATTAATCCCAGTTGGGACAACAAATGATTTTGCTAGAGCAATTGGCGTCAATGTTTCAATTATGGAAGCAGCTGAAGTCATAACAAACGGGCAAACTGTTCCACTAGATATTGGAAGAGTTGCTGGAAAATATTTTGTAAATATTTTAGCTGCCGGTAAAATTACAGAATTAACATATGAAGTACCTAGCAAACTAAAAACAATGTTAGGACAACTAGCATATTATTTAAAAGGTATTGAAATGTTACCGAGAGTTAAGCCCACTCATTTAAAAATTGAGTATGATGGAAAAGTTTTCGACGATGAAGCATTTTTGTTCTTATTATCGAATACAAATTCAGTTGGTGGATTTGAGAAAATTGCACCAGAGGCAAGTATTAATGATGGCCAATTTGATTTATTGGTCTTAAAGAAATCAAATATAGCCGAAATTATAAGAGTATGTGCTCAGCTATTAAAGGGTCAGCATGTACAAAATGAACACGTTCTTTATACTAGAGCAAGTCATTTGAAGATTATGTCTGATGAAAAGCTACTATTAAATATTGATGGTGAATATGGTGGAGAAACTCCATGTACAGTAGATATGCTTTACAATCATCTAGAAATCTATGTACCATAA
- the rlmD gene encoding 23S rRNA (uracil(1939)-C(5))-methyltransferase RlmD: MSKRVLPVEKNQFIDVEFIDLTHEGHGVAKVDGYPIFVPNALPGEKAQIKVLKTSKGFGFGKVTEFQLESDVRVEPICSIYHQCGGCQTQHMSYEGQLAAKHKQVVEVVKRIGKLDDVVIHPVLGMENPWSYRNKAQVPVGELEGGLVVGFYQKRSHEIIPMNECHIQGKENDEMIQGVKDICDELKIEPYDEINHKGQLRHIMARYGYYTNQSMLVLVTKKANFPKKDEIVARIVEKFPTITSIIQSVNNEKTNVILGNQTFVLYGSETIKDKIGDITFEISARSFYQVNPTQTKVLYDKTLEYANLNGDETVIDAYCGIGSISLFLAQKAKKVYGVEIVPEAIEDAKRNAMINEMTNVEFEVGKAEEVIPNWYKQGISAEVLVVDPPRKGCDEALLNTIIDMKPSKVVYVSCNPATLARDLRVLEDGGYKTLEIQPVDMFPHTSHVECVAELILKTN, from the coding sequence TTGTCGAAAAGAGTGTTACCTGTAGAAAAAAATCAATTTATAGATGTTGAATTTATCGATTTAACTCATGAAGGACATGGTGTAGCAAAGGTAGATGGATATCCAATATTTGTACCAAACGCGCTACCAGGAGAAAAAGCACAAATTAAAGTGCTAAAAACAAGTAAAGGCTTTGGATTCGGTAAAGTAACCGAATTCCAACTGGAAAGTGATGTTCGAGTTGAACCAATTTGTTCAATCTATCACCAATGCGGGGGCTGTCAAACTCAACATATGAGCTATGAAGGCCAGCTTGCAGCGAAACATAAACAAGTAGTAGAAGTAGTAAAACGAATTGGTAAACTTGACGATGTCGTAATTCATCCAGTTCTAGGAATGGAAAATCCATGGAGCTATCGAAATAAAGCACAGGTTCCGGTAGGGGAACTAGAAGGCGGTCTAGTAGTAGGCTTCTATCAAAAAAGAAGTCATGAAATCATTCCAATGAATGAATGCCACATTCAAGGTAAAGAAAATGACGAAATGATTCAAGGCGTTAAAGATATATGCGATGAATTAAAAATTGAGCCTTACGACGAAATCAACCATAAAGGTCAATTACGTCACATAATGGCACGTTATGGATACTACACAAATCAATCGATGCTTGTTCTTGTTACAAAGAAAGCTAACTTTCCTAAAAAAGATGAAATAGTAGCTAGAATCGTTGAGAAATTTCCAACCATTACAAGCATTATTCAAAGCGTAAATAATGAAAAAACAAATGTGATTCTTGGAAATCAAACGTTTGTTTTATATGGAAGTGAAACAATTAAAGATAAAATCGGCGACATTACTTTTGAAATTTCAGCTCGATCATTCTATCAAGTAAACCCGACGCAAACGAAAGTCTTATATGATAAAACGCTTGAGTATGCAAATCTTAATGGAGATGAAACTGTTATCGACGCATATTGCGGAATCGGATCAATCTCTTTATTCTTAGCTCAAAAAGCTAAAAAGGTATATGGAGTAGAAATTGTACCAGAAGCAATTGAAGATGCGAAGCGCAATGCAATGATTAATGAGATGACAAATGTTGAATTTGAAGTTGGTAAAGCAGAAGAAGTGATACCAAATTGGTATAAGCAAGGTATCTCAGCGGAAGTACTTGTAGTAGACCCTCCAAGAAAGGGCTGTGACGAGGCTCTGCTGAATACGATCATTGATATGAAACCAAGCAAAGTAGTGTACGTATCATGTAACCCAGCAACTCTAGCAAGAGATTTACGTGTGCTTGAAGATGGTGGTTATAAGACGTTAGAAATACAACCTGTTGATATGTTTCCGCATACTAGTCATGTGGAGTGTGTGGCTGAACTTATTTTAAAAACAAATTAA